A stretch of Pyrenophora tritici-repentis strain M4 chromosome 7, whole genome shotgun sequence DNA encodes these proteins:
- a CDS encoding HoxN, High-affinity nickel permease, giving the protein MTDWGRMVNSRPPSIVGNHADNKLSFFQNASSKASAYHSRIPYLRRLPFAAIAIIITLIAVNLLVWAAVGIVLHWHTPLISTAILSYTLGLRHALDADHISAIDLMTRRLIAAGQRPVTVGMFFSLGHSTVVIATSLVVAGTAAAVSDKFDNFERIGGIIGTSVSAAFLLLLGLMNVYILYKLIVQMKKMIASEPGSENEQFKIQGGGCLFPILQKLFKLVDRPWKMYPLGVLFGLGFDTSSEIAILGISSIQATKGTSIWLILIFPLLFTAGMCLLDTTDGALMMSLYTSTQLARDPIAICYYSIVLTVITVIVATIIGTVQFLNLVLNVAEPQGKFWDGVEKLGDAWDIVGGAICGTFILFGGLSVLLYKPWRRRIDKKRVSNAHFEPLSQDQDIPGPDEEASRNAPSPKINCTKDVNVYVEPIDGTDSAGPANR; this is encoded by the exons ATGACGGACTGGGGTAGGATGGTGAACTCACGTCCGCCATCGATCGTGGGCAACCATGCAGACAACAAACTCTCTTTCTTCCAAAACGCGTCGTCCAAAGCATCTGCATACCATTCACGGATACCATATCTCCGAAGACTTCCTTTTGCGGCAATAGCCATCATTATCACACTTATTGCTGTTAACCTGCTCGTCTGGGCGGCAGTCGGCATCGTTCTG CACTGGCACACGCCCCTTATTTCAACAGCAATCTTGTCTTACACGCTAGGATTACGACATGCCCTTGATGCAGATCATATTTCGGCTATCGATCTCATGACCCGCCGCCTCATCGCCGCCGGCCAAAGACCAGTCACTGTGGGGATGTTCTTCTCACTCGGGCATTCAACTGTTGTCATCGCGACATCCCTTGTGGTTGCCGGAACTGCAGCTGCAGTCTCAGACAAATTTGACAACTTTGAGCGTATCGGCGGCATTATCGGAACTTCTGTCTCCGCAGCCTTCCTCTTACTCCTCGGACTCATGAATGTCTACATTCTGTACAAGCTCATTGTGCAAATGAAAAAAATGATTGCGAGCGAGCCCGGAAGCGAAAACGAACAGTTTAAAATCCAGGGCGGTGGTTGCCTGTTCCCCATTTTGCAGAAGCTTTTCAAGCTGGTTGATCGACCCTGGAAGATGTACCCTCTCGGTGTGCTCTTCGGCTTGGGCTTTGACACCTCTTCGGAGATTGCTATCCTCGGTATTAGCTCAATTCAAGCGACCAAGGGGACTTCGATATGGCTTATCTTAATCTTTCCGCTTCTCTTCACAGCAGGGATGTGTCTTCTCGATACAACAGATGGCGCATTGATGATGAGCTTGTATACAAGCACGCAACTGGCGCGCGATCCCATCGCGATATGCTACTACAGCATCGTGCTAACTGTTATCACCGTCATCGTAGCCACGATTATCGGAACAGTGCAGTTCCTCAACCTCGTATTGAATGTCGCCGAGCCTCAGGGCAAGTTCTGGGATGGGGTGGAGAAACTAGGCGATGCCTGGGATATTGTCG GCGGTGCGATATGTGGTACCTTCATCCTTTTTGGCGGTCTGAGTGTCTTGTTGTACAAACCATGGAGGCGACGCATCGACAAGAAAAGAGTTAGTAATGCGCACTTCGAGCCACTATCTCAGGATCAGGACATACCCGGGCCCGATGAAGAGGCATCTCGAAACGCGCCGTCACCAAAGATCAATTGCACGAAAGACGTCAACGTCTATGTGGAGCCCATCGACGGTACCGATAGCGCAGGCCCTGCGAACCGATAG
- a CDS encoding FabB, 3-oxoacyl-(acyl-carrier-protein) synthase has product MSAKYRQRSTTSTYNQFIRSMRPSAMGDTTQARSDSTQRRRLRLATSEYSITSENATILSAIPPAIARDPRRKTAWLKARAQTARDRAHLQNDGREVDENPCLLKKQDNCIATGPKRQQIIFVKEEELKSILDDRAGTPHISELRVDDDSVGSFNIEELGVRQTWKRLIDGQCGIVSIKNRSPEFALLPSQVAGIVPEGKRDHGGWDSKEHLSPSDERRMARFAQYAMVASEEALKDSEWFPKKEEDLESTVWRIRTLSTRALLTSYQGVYMGSGIGSLDDVYNTTVAYEKGGYRKVSPLFVPRLLINLAAGHISMRYGFKGPNHAATTACTTGAHSIGDASRLIQFGDADIMIAGGAESCIHPLAISGFARARSLATDFNDRPTESSRPFDRARNGFVIGEGAGVMVLEELEHAKNRGAQIYAEVAGYGLSSDAYHMTAPREDGQGPRLAMKHALRHAGLKPSDVDYVNAHATSTPLGDAAENRAIKELLLGEDGKTAASKINISSTKGAIGHLLGAAGSVEAIFTVLGMHHNILPPTLNLNNPGDPPEDFDCNYVAKSAQQYDVKVALSNSFGFGGTNASLCFRKVEGLS; this is encoded by the exons ATGTCGGCCAAATATCGACAAAGATCAACAACATCAACGTACAACCAGTTCATTCGGTCAATGAGGCCAAGCGCCATGGGCGATACAACCCAGGCTCGATCAGACAGTACACAAAGACGACGGTTGCGATTAGCAACATCGGAATATTCCATCACGTCTGAAAATGCTACCATACTGTCCGCCATACCGCCGGCAATAGCGCGAGATCCACGCCGCAAGACCGCTTGGTTGAAGGCACGCGCACAGACTGCACGCGACCGAGCTCATCTGCAAAACGATGGACGTGAAGTAGATGAAAATCCATGCCTTTTAAAAAAGCAAGACAATTGTATTGCTACCGGCCCTAAACGTCAACAGATCATTTTTGTCAAGGAGGAAGAATTAAAGTCTATTCTTGATGATCGAGCTGGTACCCCTCATATCAGTGAACTACGGGTAGATGACGACAGTGTCGGTTCGTTCAACATTGAAGAGCTTG GTGTCCGCCAAACGTGGAAGCGTCTGATCGATGGACAGTGCGGCATCGTTTCCATCAAAAACAGAAGCCCTGAATTCGCGTTGCTACCGAGTCAAGTTGCTGGCATAGTTCCTGAGGGGAAAAGAGATCACGGAGGATGGGACTCAAAGGAGCATCTGAGCCCCAGT GACGAACGTCGCATGGCACGGTTTGCTCAGTATGCTATGGTCGCATCGGAAGAAGCTCTGAAGGACTCTGAGTGGTTTCCGAAAAAAGAGGAAGATCTCGAATCAACGGTATGGAGAATACGCACGCTTTCGACACGTGCTCTGCTCACATCGTATCAGGGTGTTTATATGGGATCTGGAATCGGTAGCTTAGACGATGTCTATAATACCACAGTTGCATATGAGAAGGGT GGCTACCGGAAGGTCTCGCCTCTCTTTGTTCCACGACTGCTGATCAACCTAGCTGCAGGCCATATCTCCATGCGATATGGCTTCAAG GGACCAAACCACGCAGCGACGACTGCATGTACGACTGGTGCACATAGCATTGGAGACGCCTCTCGTCTGATTCAATTCGGTGATGCGGATATAATGATCGCTGGGGGTGCCGAGTCTTGCATTCATCCACTCGCCATCTCAGGATTCGCTCGTGCCAGAAGCTTAGCGACCGACTTCAATGATCGCCCTACGGAGTCGAGTAGACCATTCGACAGAGCAAGAAATGGCTTCGTCATTGGTGAGGGTGCCGGTGTCATGGTTCTTGAA GAGTTGGAGCACGCAAAGAACCGAGGTGCACAAATCTACGCCGAAGTTGCTGGCTACGGACTGTCCAGCGATGCCTACCACATGACGGCGCCTCGCGAAGATGGGCAAGGCCCACGCCTCGCTATGAAGCATGCGCTACGACATGCTGGCCTCAAACCCAGTGATGTTGACTATGTCAACGCCCATGCCACTAGCACTCCACTGGGAGACGCAGCTGAGAATCGAGCCATCAAAGAACTCTTGCTGGGTGAAGACGGAAAGACTGCAGCATCCAAGATCAATATAAGCAGTACGAAAGGCGCAATCGGACATTTGCTTGGTgctgccggtagtgttgaggCGATTTTCACAGTTCTAGGAATGCATCAC AACATTTTACCGCCGACTCTCAATCTTAACAATCCAGGCGACCCCCCCGAAGACTTCGACTGTAACTATGTCGCCAAAAGTGCGCAACAGTATGATGTCAAAGTGGCTCTTTCGAATAGTTTTGGTTTCGGTGGCACAAACGCCTCGCTCTGCTTTCGCAAGGTAGAGGGTTTATCGTAA
- a CDS encoding MET2, Homoserine acetyltransferase, which produces MASGTIVDGANGSRKYRTLSSQPENPFAKLIPDQSFAVIPQVTLESGVVLQNVSVAYKTYGTLAPGGDNAMVICHALTGSADVGDWWGPLIGGPGKAFDISRFFVVCMNSLGSPYGSASPVTAKDGDASLGQYGPEFPLTTVRDDVNIFKLILDDLGVKQIAAVIGGSMGGMLVLEFAYFGKDYVKTIIPIATSARYSAWGISWGEAQRQSIYSDPKYDDGYYSYDDPPSTGLGAARMSALLTYRSRDSFESRFGRNTPDTSKKQSINTIARSTTPTNPSHEHWAIHNDGHKNARSPRLMSRTNSSTAIPGTTAAHADLEFHDASNPATPPLQRTNSTSSNGQFSRSTKPLAPHYFSAQSYLRYQGEKFIKRFDANCYIAITRKLDTHDISRYRYPEGETPETLDQVSALHHALSLIEQPTLVLGIQSDGLFTFAEQQELAAHIPHATLKTIDSPDGHDAFLLEFEQVNKHLVGFLNTELPEIINRTPSIDTTVTHSGMAATKTSTFGEAEVDDITAW; this is translated from the exons ATGGCATCAGGAACGATCGTTGATGGTGCCAACGGGTCGCGGAAGTATC GGACGCTATCATCGCAACCCGAAAATCCCTTCGCGAAGCTCATTCCCGACCAGAGTTTTGCCGTCATACCACAGGTCACCCTCGAATCTGGCGTCGTACTGCAGAATGTCAGCGTTGCATACAAAACATACGGTACCCTAGCACCCGGCGGGGACAATGCTATGGTTATATGTCACGCACTTACGGGTAGTGCTGATGTCGGAGATTGGTGGGGACCGTTAATAGGGGGCCCTGGGAAAGCATTCGACATATCGCGTTTCTTCGTCGTATGTATGAACAGCCTAGGGAGCCCCTACGGCAGCGCAAGCCCAGTCACGGCCAAAGACGGCGACGCCTCACTGGGACAGTACGGACCCGAGTTCCCGCTGACAACAGTGAGAGACGATGTCAA CATCTTCAAGCTTATCTTGGACGACCTCGGGGTGAAGCAGATCGCTGCCGTAATAGGAGGATCAATGGGCGGCATGCTTGTGCTTGAATTCGCCTACTTTGGGAAAGACTACGTCAAGACCATTATACCGATTGCCACATCAGCTCGCTACAGCGCATGGGGTATCAGCTGGGGTGAGGCGCAAAGGCAGAGCATCTACAGTGATCCCAAATATGATGATGGCTACTACTCATACGATGACCCTCCTTCGACCGGCCTTGGAGCGGCGCGAATGTCTGCTCTCCTGACATACCGAAGCCGTGATTCGTTCGAGTCGAGGTTTGGGCGCAATACACCTGACACCTCCAAGAAGCAGAGCATCAATACCATAGCACGGTCGACGACTCCAACGAACCCCTCACACGAGCATTGGGCGATACACAACGATGGGCACAAGAACGCCAGATCACCCCGGCTCATGTCCAGAACGAATAGCAGTACTGCCATACCAGGTACGACCGCAGCGCATGCTGATCTTGAATTCCACGATGCTTCCAATCCGGCTACACCGCCCCTGCAAAGGACCAACTCAACGAGTAGCAATGGCCAATTCTCGCGCTCTACGAAGCCTCTTGCACCGCACTACTTCTCCGCGCAGTCATATCTACGGTACCAGGGCGAGAAGTTCATCAAGCGATTCGATGCCAACTGCTACATTGCAATCACACGGAAGCTAGATACACATGACATCTCTCGTTATCGATATCCAGAGGGCGAAACTCCGGAGACTCTAGATCAAGTATCAGCTCTTCACCATGCTCTTTCTTTGATTGAACAACCCACACTCGTACTAGGTATACAGTCAGACGGTTTGTTCACATTTGCTGAACAGCAAGAGTTGGCTGCGCATATCCCTCACGCTACGCTGAAGACCATCGACTCCCCTGACGGCCACGATGCCTTTTTGTTAGAGTTCGAGCAAGTAAACAAACATCTGGTCGGCTTCTTGAATACCGAGCTTCCCGAGATCATAAACAGAACACCCAGTATAGACACAACGGTGACCCATTCTGGCATGGCAGCTACCAAGACCAGCACCTTTGGTGAGGCTGAGGTCGACGACATCACTGCGTGGTAG